Proteins encoded by one window of Paenibacillus urinalis:
- the ectB gene encoding diaminobutyrate--2-oxoglutarate transaminase, with translation MDNQVMEMPKLTVFNEMESEVRSYCRSFQTVFDKAKNSRLWDTQGNEYIDFFAGAGALNYGHNNEIIRNKLIDYMMRDGVTHSLDMATDAKEHFLTRFKEVILKPREWDHKVMFPGPTGTNAVESALKIARKVTKRSTVLCFTNAFHGMSLGSLSVTGNAFKRQGAGVDLNHSIFMPYDGYFGSGVDTIRYMEKMLDDPGSGIPLPAAIIVEAVQGEGGLNAASREWLRNLERLCKKKGILLILDDIQMGCGRTGTFFSFDDAGIEPDIICLSKSIGGYGLPMALTLIKPEIDIWQPGEHNGTFRGNNLGFVAAAEALNYWETKDFQLDIGIREHQIRSTLESISIQYPELIVQSRGRGMIQGLVFDKPEHAGRLSEIAFEHGLIMETSGPYSEVAKIMPPLTIELEFLEKGLEIFKNSIDQLAKEERLT, from the coding sequence ATGGATAATCAAGTCATGGAGATGCCGAAGTTAACTGTGTTTAATGAAATGGAATCGGAAGTGAGGAGTTATTGCCGTAGTTTCCAAACCGTCTTTGATAAGGCAAAAAATTCGAGATTGTGGGATACACAGGGGAACGAGTATATCGATTTTTTCGCAGGGGCCGGTGCCCTGAATTACGGTCACAATAATGAAATAATTCGTAACAAGCTGATTGATTATATGATGCGTGATGGAGTTACCCATAGCCTTGATATGGCAACAGACGCGAAGGAACATTTCTTGACCCGTTTCAAGGAGGTGATTCTGAAGCCTAGAGAATGGGATCATAAAGTGATGTTTCCCGGTCCAACAGGAACCAACGCCGTTGAATCTGCCTTAAAGATTGCGCGCAAAGTGACTAAGAGATCCACGGTTCTATGTTTTACAAATGCATTTCACGGTATGTCACTCGGCTCCCTGTCTGTTACAGGAAATGCCTTTAAAAGGCAAGGTGCTGGAGTAGATCTGAACCACTCCATATTTATGCCGTACGATGGTTACTTCGGTTCAGGGGTAGATACAATTCGGTATATGGAGAAAATGCTTGATGATCCAGGGAGCGGCATACCACTTCCAGCTGCAATCATCGTTGAAGCCGTGCAGGGAGAGGGTGGTCTGAATGCTGCTAGTAGGGAATGGCTACGTAATCTTGAGCGGCTGTGCAAAAAGAAAGGAATTCTTCTGATCCTGGATGATATACAGATGGGATGCGGCAGAACAGGTACATTCTTCAGTTTTGATGACGCAGGGATCGAGCCTGATATTATCTGCCTTTCAAAATCCATTGGTGGATACGGCCTTCCAATGGCGCTAACCCTGATAAAACCAGAGATCGATATCTGGCAGCCTGGCGAGCATAATGGAACGTTTAGAGGTAATAATCTTGGATTCGTCGCAGCAGCGGAAGCTCTAAACTATTGGGAAACGAAGGACTTTCAGCTGGATATTGGGATTCGAGAACATCAGATTCGCAGTACATTAGAAAGTATCTCAATTCAGTACCCTGAGCTTATCGTTCAGTCCCGCGGCAGAGGCATGATTCAGGGGCTTGTTTTTGACAAGCCCGAACACGCTGGAAGATTATCAGAGATCGCATTTGAACATGGATTGATAATGGAAACATCAGGTCCTTACAGTGAGGTAGCAAAAATTATGCCTCCACTTACGATAGAGCTGGAATTCTTGGAAAAGGGACTTGAGATATTTAAGAACAGTATAGACCAATTAGCTAAAGAGGAGAGGTTAACATGA
- the ectA gene encoding diaminobutyrate acetyltransferase, which translates to MTVNTQKEVTYRQPAAEDGSRIWELIRGTGSLDLNSPYCYMMLGDYFKDTCIVAEDDENIVGFISAFRSPRNPETLFVWQVAVASSHRRQGIAKSMLTRLLKHRTMQGVRFIEATVSPSNMASRRLFLSFAEEKSIPSTVTVGYGKELFPNESIHEDEPLFVIGPFFNDI; encoded by the coding sequence ATGACTGTAAACACTCAAAAAGAAGTGACGTACCGACAGCCGGCAGCAGAAGATGGAAGCCGGATATGGGAATTAATTCGAGGAACGGGATCACTTGATCTGAATTCGCCGTATTGCTACATGATGCTCGGGGATTATTTCAAAGATACCTGTATTGTTGCAGAAGATGATGAAAATATAGTTGGTTTCATATCTGCCTTTCGCTCACCGAGAAATCCGGAAACCTTGTTTGTATGGCAGGTAGCTGTCGCTTCTTCTCATCGGAGACAAGGCATTGCCAAGTCTATGCTAACTAGATTGCTTAAACATAGGACGATGCAAGGAGTTCGATTCATTGAAGCTACTGTATCACCGAGCAACATGGCCTCTCGCCGGTTATTTCTAAGCTTTGCCGAAGAGAAGTCAATACCTAGCACGGTCACAGTGGGCTATGGAAAAGAACTGTTTCCAAACGAGTCAATTCATGAGGATGAGCCGCTTTTTGTTATAGGTCCTTTTTTTAATGACATTTAA
- the ehuA gene encoding ectoine/hydroxyectoine ABC transporter ATP-binding protein EhuA, whose protein sequence is MNPIVKYSGVTKSFGDVEVLKGIDLEIRPGEKVAVIGPSGSGKTTLGRMLMTLEEPTQGTIEVDGELLWHMEDKGRIIRANEKHLHKMRCNVGMIFQHFNLFPHMNVLRNVTEAPRKVLGLSKAEAEERAISMLGKVGLADKLKMYPASLSGGQKQRVAIARALVMRPKVMVFDEVTSALDPELVGEVLEVIREIAEEGEMAMMLITHEMDFAKDIADRVIFGAEGVIVEQGTPEEIFDHPQSERLQSFLARFRSGGESN, encoded by the coding sequence ATGAACCCGATCGTGAAATATAGCGGTGTAACCAAATCCTTCGGAGATGTGGAAGTGCTGAAGGGCATTGACCTGGAAATAAGACCTGGTGAAAAAGTGGCTGTCATTGGACCAAGTGGTTCAGGTAAAACCACATTGGGGCGAATGCTCATGACGCTTGAAGAGCCAACCCAAGGAACCATTGAGGTTGACGGCGAACTGCTATGGCACATGGAGGATAAAGGACGGATCATTCGGGCGAATGAAAAGCATCTTCACAAAATGCGCTGTAATGTCGGTATGATTTTTCAACATTTCAATCTGTTTCCACATATGAACGTACTTCGCAATGTAACAGAAGCTCCAAGAAAGGTGCTTGGTTTATCTAAAGCGGAGGCCGAGGAAAGAGCCATTTCTATGCTTGGTAAGGTAGGTCTTGCTGATAAGTTAAAGATGTACCCTGCAAGCTTGTCAGGTGGCCAAAAGCAGCGAGTGGCGATAGCAAGGGCACTAGTCATGCGGCCAAAAGTAATGGTATTTGACGAAGTTACCTCAGCTCTCGACCCCGAACTTGTAGGAGAAGTACTAGAGGTTATTCGTGAGATCGCGGAAGAAGGGGAGATGGCCATGATGCTCATCACTCATGAAATGGATTTCGCAAAGGATATTGCTGATCGGGTAATCTTCGGTGCAGAAGGAGTAATCGTTGAACAGGGAACACCGGAGGAAATTTTTGATCATCCTCAGAGTGAGCGTCTGCAAAGCTTTCTTGCACGATTCCGTTCTGGAGGAGAATCCAATTGA
- the ehuD gene encoding ectoine/hydroxyectoine ABC transporter permease subunit EhuD, with protein sequence MWDWNYVVEILPELIGALQMTVWITLCAFVLALIVGLLLAFAARSKFKPISLITKGIIEFVRNTPLLVQVFFLYYSLPLITNLSIPAFYAGVIGLGLHYSTYLSEVYRSGIEAVDKGQWEAATALNYTKAQTWRTIILPQAIPPIIPVLGNYLIVMFKETPILSAITVVELMLTAKNIVSESFRAFEPYTLVGILFLIISYVSSLLVQQVEKRLNLQRGK encoded by the coding sequence ATGTGGGATTGGAATTATGTCGTTGAAATTTTGCCGGAACTGATTGGTGCTCTCCAAATGACGGTATGGATTACGCTTTGCGCCTTTGTCCTGGCACTAATTGTGGGGCTTCTCCTCGCCTTTGCTGCTCGAAGCAAATTCAAACCGATCTCGCTGATCACCAAAGGAATTATTGAATTTGTAAGAAACACACCATTACTGGTGCAGGTCTTCTTCCTATACTACAGCCTGCCGTTGATCACGAATTTATCCATTCCTGCGTTCTATGCAGGCGTAATCGGACTTGGCCTTCACTACAGCACTTATTTATCAGAAGTGTACAGATCAGGTATTGAAGCAGTGGATAAGGGGCAATGGGAAGCAGCGACTGCACTGAACTATACAAAGGCACAAACCTGGCGCACCATTATTTTACCTCAGGCGATTCCTCCCATTATCCCGGTATTGGGCAATTACTTAATTGTCATGTTTAAAGAAACACCGATTCTGAGTGCGATCACAGTAGTTGAGCTGATGCTGACAGCCAAAAACATCGTGTCCGAGTCGTTTCGGGCATTTGAACCTTATACACTTGTTGGCATATTGTTCTTGATCATTAGCTATGTTTCGTCTTTGCTGGTGCAGCAAGTAGAGAAAAGACTTAATCTGCAACGAGGAAAATAA
- the ehuC gene encoding ectoine/hydroxyectoine ABC transporter permease subunit EhuC: MPSSWLDFLPTLLKGAEITITVAFFSAILALIVAFAAGLCRLSKLWIVRTLTTIYVEIFRGTSLLVQLFWLYFALPFIGIELPKMLAAILAVGLNYGAYGSEIVRSAVLSVPKGQWEAATALNMKPGLRLWNVILPQASMQMLPPFGNQLVELIKSTSLVYFITMADLTYQAMVLRNNYISWTTEILILLLLMYFVITTLVSMGVRQLERKLTAGRL; encoded by the coding sequence ATGCCAAGTTCATGGCTTGATTTTCTCCCAACCCTGCTGAAAGGGGCAGAAATTACAATAACGGTCGCTTTCTTTTCAGCAATTCTGGCTCTAATCGTAGCCTTTGCGGCTGGGCTCTGCCGCTTGTCTAAACTATGGATCGTTCGCACTCTTACTACGATATACGTTGAGATATTTCGAGGAACTTCACTTCTTGTTCAGTTATTCTGGCTATATTTTGCACTTCCGTTCATCGGGATCGAGCTTCCAAAAATGTTGGCTGCCATCCTTGCTGTAGGACTTAATTATGGTGCATACGGATCAGAGATTGTTCGAAGTGCTGTACTCTCGGTACCGAAAGGACAATGGGAGGCAGCAACAGCATTAAATATGAAGCCTGGCCTGCGGTTGTGGAACGTTATTCTCCCCCAAGCCTCCATGCAGATGCTCCCTCCGTTCGGTAATCAGCTTGTGGAGCTCATCAAGTCGACTTCACTTGTATATTTCATTACGATGGCGGATTTGACATATCAGGCGATGGTTCTACGCAACAATTACATTTCCTGGACAACGGAGATCCTTATTCTGCTGCTCCTCATGTATTTTGTCATCACTACGCTCGTTTCAATGGGAGTCAGACAGCTAGAGCGTAAACTGACAGCGGGGAGGTTGTAA